The Echeneis naucrates chromosome 8, fEcheNa1.1, whole genome shotgun sequence genome has a window encoding:
- the LOC115047578 gene encoding nuclear distribution protein nudE homolog 1-like isoform X1: MGDPEPPEFRSLEDELGFWKEQAARHQQSAEEAQEELQEFQQMSRDYEGELETELKQCEARNRELLATNNRLRMELENYKEKYENQHSEACRQISSLEGDLAETTAVRDHLHKYIRELEQANDDLERAKRATIMSLEDFEQRMNQVIERNAFLESELDEKENLLESVQRLKDEARDLRQELAVQQKQQVQDRKPSLSSVVKEPSSSSSSAGLPTPPLTPSDKRTEDKTTSSASNLPVPSTAATTSRPLAPAESFATPPPTVSRAESLSATPLTTSARISALNIVGELLRKVGNLESKLASCRDYVNEQAAHRRGHAGGQAVPAGQNSSSETPPTNGLYNKGLVKRLDFGAGPKLLL; the protein is encoded by the exons TGCTGAAGAGGctcaggaggagctgcaggagtttCAGCAGATGAGTCGGGACTATGAGGGGGAGCTCGAGACGGAGCTGAAACAATGTGAGGCGCGAAACCGTGAGCTGCTCGCCACCAACAACCGCCTCCGTATGGAGCTGGAAAACTACAAG GAGAAGTATGAGAACCAGCACTCTGAAGCCTGCCGGCAGATCTCCAGCCTGGAGGGGGACCTGGCTGAGACCACGGCCGTCAGAGACCATCTACACAAATACATCCGAGAGCTGGAGCAAGCCAACGACGACCTGGAGAGAGCCAAGAG GGCGACCATCATGTCACTGGAGGACTTTGAGCAGAGGATGAACCAGGTCATTGAGAGGAACGCCTTTCTGGAGAGCGAGCTGGATGAGAAGGAGAATCTGTTGGAGTCCGTCCAGAGACTGAAGGACGAAGCCAGAG acCTGAGACAGGAGCTGGCTgtgcagcagaagcagcaggttCAGGACAGGAAGCCGTCCCTCAGCAGTGTGGTCAAAGAGccttcgtcctcctcctcctcagccggGCTGCCCACCCCTCCTCTTACTCCCTCAGACAAACGCACTGAGGACAAAACCACGTCTTCAGCCTCCAACCTGCCTGTCCCCTCTACCGCTGCCACAACGTCCAGACCTCTGGCCCCCGCTGAGTCCTTCGCCACGCCGCCACCCACCGTCAGCAGAG ctgaaagTCTGTCAGCAACTCCTCTGACCACCTCGGCCAGAATCTCAGCGCTGAACATCGTTGGAGAGCTGCTGAGGAAAGTTGGG AACCTCGAGTCCAAGCTGGCGTCGTGTCGGGACTACGTCAACGAGCAGGCAGCTCATCGCAGAGGTCACGCTGGTGGACAGGCGGTGCCAGCGGGCCAGAACAGCTCCTCAGAAACCCCTCCCACCAACGGCCTCTACAACAAGGG gCTGGTGAAGAGGTTGGACTTCGGAGCTGGacccaaactgctgctgtga
- the LOC115047578 gene encoding nuclear distribution protein nudE homolog 1-like isoform X2, giving the protein MGDPEPPEFRSLEDELGFWKEQAARHQQSAEEAQEELQEFQQMSRDYEGELETELKQCEARNRELLATNNRLRMELENYKEKYENQHSEACRQISSLEGDLAETTAVRDHLHKYIRELEQANDDLERAKRATIMSLEDFEQRMNQVIERNAFLESELDEKENLLESVQRLKDEARDLRQELAVQQKQQVQDRKPSLSSVVKEPSSSSSSAGLPTPPLTPSDKRTEDKTTSSASNLPVPSTAATTSRPLAPAESFATPPPTVSRAESLSATPLTTSARISALNIVGELLRKVGNLESKLASCRDYVNEQAAHRRGHAGGQAVPAGQNSSSETPPTNGLYNKG; this is encoded by the exons TGCTGAAGAGGctcaggaggagctgcaggagtttCAGCAGATGAGTCGGGACTATGAGGGGGAGCTCGAGACGGAGCTGAAACAATGTGAGGCGCGAAACCGTGAGCTGCTCGCCACCAACAACCGCCTCCGTATGGAGCTGGAAAACTACAAG GAGAAGTATGAGAACCAGCACTCTGAAGCCTGCCGGCAGATCTCCAGCCTGGAGGGGGACCTGGCTGAGACCACGGCCGTCAGAGACCATCTACACAAATACATCCGAGAGCTGGAGCAAGCCAACGACGACCTGGAGAGAGCCAAGAG GGCGACCATCATGTCACTGGAGGACTTTGAGCAGAGGATGAACCAGGTCATTGAGAGGAACGCCTTTCTGGAGAGCGAGCTGGATGAGAAGGAGAATCTGTTGGAGTCCGTCCAGAGACTGAAGGACGAAGCCAGAG acCTGAGACAGGAGCTGGCTgtgcagcagaagcagcaggttCAGGACAGGAAGCCGTCCCTCAGCAGTGTGGTCAAAGAGccttcgtcctcctcctcctcagccggGCTGCCCACCCCTCCTCTTACTCCCTCAGACAAACGCACTGAGGACAAAACCACGTCTTCAGCCTCCAACCTGCCTGTCCCCTCTACCGCTGCCACAACGTCCAGACCTCTGGCCCCCGCTGAGTCCTTCGCCACGCCGCCACCCACCGTCAGCAGAG ctgaaagTCTGTCAGCAACTCCTCTGACCACCTCGGCCAGAATCTCAGCGCTGAACATCGTTGGAGAGCTGCTGAGGAAAGTTGGG AACCTCGAGTCCAAGCTGGCGTCGTGTCGGGACTACGTCAACGAGCAGGCAGCTCATCGCAGAGGTCACGCTGGTGGACAGGCGGTGCCAGCGGGCCAGAACAGCTCCTCAGAAACCCCTCCCACCAACGGCCTCTACAACAAGGGGTGA